The proteins below come from a single Mya arenaria isolate MELC-2E11 chromosome 6, ASM2691426v1 genomic window:
- the LOC128236737 gene encoding uncharacterized protein LOC128236737 → MVIVTITKVLFFGTIIGASVAQLFHNPCDVDVWADSSESEYIERTVPGHCSNGTFRWDYPRKTVLLHFPPAMNGHFRSVCVRNQILGNVFTVRDATHTLGMPMLIGEMESCTLKHDKNITLRIDAPDTLYYMAALWYRLKVE, encoded by the exons ATGGTCATTGTTACAATAACGAAGGTGTTGTTCTTTGGTACTATTATTGGGGCCTCTGTTGCACAGTTGTTTCATAACCCATGTGATGTCGACGTCTGGGCGGATTCCAG TGAGTCAGAGTACATCGAACGGACGGTGCCGGGTCACTGCTCGAATGGCACGTTCCGCTGGGATTATCCTCGGAAGACGGTGCTTCTCCACTTCCCTCCGGCAATGAACGGTCACTTCCGCTCCGTTTGTGTCCGCAACCAGATCCTGGGAAACGTGTTTACGGTCCGTGACGCCACACACACATTGGGCATGCCAATGTTGATTGGAG AGATGGAGAGCTGCACTTTAAAGCACGACAAGAATATAACTCTACGGATCGATGCACCGGATACATTGTACTACATGGCCGCCCTTTGGTACCGCCTGAAAGTTGAATAG
- the LOC128237734 gene encoding cytochrome P450 4A2-like — MERAPVGGWSFEREEATGLLGHSAKDEQGRGLDRQEIQDEVDTFTFEGHDTTASALAWGLYALGQYPDIQEKVYEDAKSVLGSKEHVDSGDLHAFKYIPMYIKEVLRYYTPVPVISRKSPNTIVLDGLEIPPGSRVDVHIYVMHHNPAIWKNPEEFRPERFSDKQKEEHDVFGFVPFSAGSRNCIGQVFALNELKISLAKFVNRFEVRPDPGHKPDMLWDMITRSTTGLKVCLKERSNITSDTNART; from the exons ATGG AGAGAGCACCCGTTGGAGGTTGGTCATTCGAACGGGAAGAGGCGACTGGACTTCTTGGACATTCTGCCAAGGATGAGCAGGGCCGTGGACTGGACAGGCAGGAAATACAGGACGAAGTCGATACATTCACATTTGAAG GTCACGATACCACAGCGTCTGCTCTAGCTTGGGGTTTATATGCCCTAGGACAGTACCCTGATATACAAGAGAAAGTGTATGAAGACGCCAAGAGCGTTCTAGGATCGAAAGAACATGTCGACTC TGGGGATCTACATGCCTTCAAATATATCCCTATGTACATCAAGGAAGTTCTGCGCTACTACACCCCAGTCCCAGTCATAAGCAGGAAGAGCCCAAATACTATCGTGCTGGACGGATTGGAGATACCACCCGGTTCTAGAGTGGATGTACACATCTACGTAATGCACCATAACCCTGCAATTTGGAAAAACCCTGAG GAGTTCCGCCCAGAGAGGTTTAGCGACAAACAGAAAGAAGAGCATGACGTGTTCGGTTTTGTACCTTTCTCCGCCGGATCCAG aaattgtATTGGTCAAGTTTTTGCCTTGAACGAACTTAAGATTTCTCTTGCTAAGTTTGTCAATAG GTTTGAGGTTCGACCGGATCCAGGTCATAAGCCGGATATGTTGTGGGATATGATCACTCGGTCCACGACTGGACTTAAAGTGTGTCTGAAGGAAAGGTCCAACATAACATCGGACACAAACGCTAGAACTTAA
- the LOC128238710 gene encoding cytochrome P450 4F6-like: MCRKLRKVPQQPSHWLLGHLNRFKSSKDYAKYGMEMYKTGCKLFCVWLGPYPVLCVNHPDTFKQLIGQEHRKARGRLDGYNFLQDWMGEGLLISDGRKWERSRKLLTPAFHFSILTGYVDIMNKVSNDFQEKVIENMSASTSVDIYPLVSRTTLDAMMKCSLSFDGSMQAKENEEYVKAVQRMGDLIVNRSLTPYIPHWLYYLTSEGREWKKLINVMHGFTKKIIDARQKSLESRFPIKYNPVF, encoded by the exons ATGTGTAGAAAACTTCGGAAAGTTCCACAACAACCCTCGCATTGGCTGCTTGGGCATTTAAACAGG TTTAAGAGCTCCAAGGATTATGCTAAGTATGGAATGGAAATGTACAAAACCGGCTGTAAACTGTTCTGTGTCTGGCTGGGGCCGTATCCGGTACTTTGTGTCAATCATCCAGACACGTTCAAACAGCTGATTGGTCAGGAGCACAGGAAGGCTAGAGGGAGGCTTGATGGATATAATTTCTTGCAAGATTGGATGG GCGAGGGACTGCTGATCAGCGATGGCCGGAAGTGGGAGAGAAGCCGCAAGTTGCTCACACCCGCATTCCACTTTAGCATTCTGACAGGATACGTTGATATAATGAACAAAGTTTCGAATGACTTCCAG gaAAAGGTGATAGAAAATATGTCGGCTAGTACATCGGTAGACATTTATCCGTTGGTGTCCCGGACGACATTGGATGCCATGATGAAATGTTCTCTATCATTTGATGGTTCGATGCAAGCAAAAGA gaATGAAGAGTATGTCAAGGCGGTGCAACGGATGGGTGATTTAATCGTGAACCGTTCTTT aacCCCGTATATTCCACACTGGCTTTACTACCTAACGTCAGAAGGCCGAGAATGGAAGAAACTAATCAATGTGATGCACGGATTTACAAAGAAAATCATTGACGCGAGGCAAAAGTCACTGGAAAGTCGATTTCCTATTAAATACAACCCAGtcttttga
- the LOC128238711 gene encoding uncharacterized protein LOC128238711 → MDIESEDVDEDGMIHENDFDSDNSLPQAALVEEYPTSNPYSTVPMYLEPLNTDEIERIPSPEIPNSSEISHQPVRHPTDGQIFQVNQQTAETYDRPTYEGATNDRYEQSQPASADALGVSLCYKSVGIQESRAGGDIDNPTQAGINETNGAGPDFDQRKCSHCQQRNYQAMQEPCRHRVCANCCVIFIFKPCNVCGQIVKNILAMDPTE, encoded by the exons ATGGACATAGAAAGCGAAGACGTTGACGAAGACG GCATGATTCATGAGAACGACTTTGACTCGGACAACTCACTTCCGCAAG CTGCACTAGTGGAGGAATATCCAACATCAAACCCATATAGTACAGTCCCAATGTACCTTGAGCCTTTGAACACAGACGAGATAGAAAGAATACCAAGTCCTGAAATTCCTAATTCCTCGGAAATTAGCCACCAGCCGGTCCGTCACCCAACGGATG GTCAGATATTTCAAGTAAACCAACAAACAGCGGAGACGTATGATAGACCTACATATGAAGGAGCTACCAATGACCGTTATGAACAGTCTCAGCCTGCATCTGCTGACGCATTAGGAGTTTCACTCTGCTACAAGTCAGTTGGCATCCAGGAAAGTAGGGCGGGCGGAGACATTGATAACCCGACACAAGCTGGAATCAACGAGACCAATGGCGCAG GACCTGACTTCGACCAACGGAAGTGTTCGCACTGCCAACAGCGGAACTACCAAGCCATGCAAGAGCCATGTCGTCACCGTGTATGTGCGAACTGCTGTGTGATATTCATCTTTAAGCCGTGTAACGTATGTggtcaaattgttaaaaacattttggccATGGATCCAACAGAGTGA